One genomic region from Amia ocellicauda isolate fAmiCal2 chromosome 4, fAmiCal2.hap1, whole genome shotgun sequence encodes:
- the c4h11orf16 gene encoding uncharacterized protein C11orf16 homolog, translating to MPVIYPLPLQSQSFPTLFGESRDKNVAFVIDTSEGMHSHLEAVKHHLTETLLAKARARDSLFNIVEFSYKVTKWCDRMVTCYMDTVYGALGWVRSLCCKPGRDLLGALQAAFDDPACQAVYLVTNGLPQSNPEEVLHAVSSVSQQRPVHVFCLADKWTGSEGQDFLRALAQCTRGSCHLVTLNTADLTQVVPVYTTERWGAGPLYSDVKYCSALAALDRPFSSVPSVSFCHLPLGHPRYHPAISTRYMLDGFVPTCPISSCEGADILGGSLCSSPLLIGTRVLARREPDGYYYLGTIKQEVEGRDVFLVDFDKPVLTAGKYQTTMQKTNMVDIVHYTEALRHNIVPGDKVLAPWEADLTRYGPGSVLSGVELRDPLRDETVKEIRVRFWNGKEAKVPKGVTLWISPALHERVVKEIHEPLTARRALLQNTWAQTEIHGWWPLRSDTRLCERDLQSEDLEKKVSRQLQELRASKETISLSSSASSLSEEDSPGLERETKPARVTVVNRAINTDSSLLDKERSPSPDRPGWRYWKRCHPEPQHRKPESCVSSRVKSRSGQADVNSPEHWPAGPTNHSAMFKLVPHSPGRRITVKDVLAPSDFKPTVGKPSCEKCSRKWPSELKIQNIIKPNDEKISGTKIPGKFRGK from the exons ATGCCAGTCATCTACCCATTACCTCTGCAGTCCCAGAGCTTTCCCACTCTGTTTGGGGAGAGCCGGGACAAGAATGTAGCCTTTGTCATTGACACCTCGGAGGGCATGCACAGCCACCTGGAGGCAGTCAAGCACCACCTCACAGAGACACTGCTGGCAAAAGCTCGGGCCAGGGACTCCCTGTTCAACATCGTGGAGTTTTCATATAAG GTTACAAAGTGGTGCGACCGCATGGTGACCTGCTATATGGACACCGTCTATGGAGCGCTGGGCTGGGTTCGGTCTCTGTGCTGTAAGCCCGGTAGGGACCTACTCGGGGCTCTGCAAGCAGCCTTCGATGACCCAGCTTGCCAGGCTGTGTACCTCGTCACGAATGGCCTTCCACAAAGTAACCCCGAGGAGGTTCTCCatgcagtgtccagtgtgtcacAGCAACGGCCTGTCCATGTTTTCTGCTTGGCTGATAAATGGACAGGGAGTGAAGGCCAGGATTTTTTGCGGGCTCTCGCTCAGTGCACTAGAGGGAGCTGTCACCTCGTTACGCTCAACACTGCTGATTTGACACAG GTGGTTCCAGTTTACACAACAGAGCGCTGGGGTGCAGGTCCACTTTACTCTGATGTGAAATACTGCAGTGCATTGGCTGCCCTGGACCGGCCTTTTTCAAGTGTGCCCAGTGTATCCTTCTGCCATCTTCCCTTGGGGCACCCTCGCTATCACCCAGCTATTTCCACAAG GTACATGTTGGACGGCTTTGTTCCCACATGTCCCATCAGCAGCTGTGAGGGTGCTGACATATTGGGGGgatctctgtgctcctctccaTTATTGATAGGCACTCGCGTCCTCGCCAGGAGAGAGCCAGATGGGTATTATTACCTTGGGACTATAAAACAAGaagttgag GGAAGAGATGTATTTCTAGTGGATTTTGATAAACCAGTTCTAACAGCTGGGAAATATCAGACAACAATGCAAAAAACCAACATGGTGGACATAGTCCACTACACTGAGGCTCTCCGACACAACATTGTCCCTGGAGACAAAGTCCTGGCCCCGTGGGAGGCAGACCTAACCAGATACGGGCCTGGAAGTGTGCTGTCTGGTGTTGAGTTAAGGGACCCACTAAGAG ATGAAACTGTGAAAGAGATCAGAGTGCGTTTCTGGAATGGAAAGGAGGCCAAAGTGCCAAAAGGAGTGACCTTGTGGATCTCACCTGCTTTACATGAGCGAGTGGTGAAGGAGATACATGAACCCCTCACTGCGAGAAGAGCCCTTCTGCAGAATACATGGGCCCAGACAGAAAT CCACGGCTGGTGGCCTCTCAGGTCCGACACGCGCCTCTGCGAGAGAGACCTCCAGAGCGAAGACCTGGAGAAGAAGGTTAGCAGACAGCTTCAAGAGCTTCGTGCCTCCAAGGAGACCATTTCCCTGTCTTCGTCTGCATCTTCCCTGTCCGAGGAGGACAGCCCAggtttagagagagagacaaagccAGCCAGGGTCACAGTGGTCAACCGGGCAATCAACACCGACTCCAGCCTCCTGGACAAGGAGAGATCCCCGTCTCCAGATAGACCCGGCTGGAGATACTGGAAGAGATGCCACCCTGAGCCACAGCATAGGAAGCCCG AGAGCTGCGTCTCCAGCAGAGTTAAAAGCAGATCTGGTCAAGCAGATGTGAATTCTCCTGAACATTGGCCTGCTGGCCCAACCAATCACAGTGCGATGTTTAAACTGGTACCACATTCACCAGGAAGGAGAATCACAGTGAAGGATGTACTCGCCCCCAGTGACTTCAAACCCACAGTTGGG AAACCAAGTTGTGAAAAATGCTCCAGAAAATGGCCATCTGAGCTCAAGATACAAAACATTATTAAACCAAATGATGAGAAGATAAGTGGTACAAAAATACCAGGGAAATTCAGAGGAAAGTGA